One genomic segment of Kiritimatiella glycovorans includes these proteins:
- a CDS encoding DUF4372 domain-containing protein, which produces MLVSRAAGKSAIFRQACELIPSHIVPKDARKHGIKSRGITPWSRLVSIIYAKFTHAIGLNDVVDALCAHGAPMARIRGANSPSRNGLSHANETRDPKMALRSKEALFGPSHARTHPDQHGRAMFTYRTPRTARLRRSSRGVLQEPQQAAPS; this is translated from the coding sequence ATGCTAGTCAGTCGAGCCGCGGGCAAGAGTGCCATTTTTCGTCAGGCATGTGAACTCATTCCGTCGCATATTGTGCCGAAAGATGCGCGCAAGCACGGGATCAAGTCGAGGGGTATCACGCCCTGGAGCCGACTGGTGAGTATAATCTATGCGAAATTCACCCACGCGATCGGTCTGAACGACGTTGTGGACGCGCTGTGCGCCCATGGGGCGCCGATGGCCCGCATCCGTGGTGCAAATTCGCCGAGCCGCAACGGCCTCTCGCACGCGAACGAGACCCGCGATCCGAAAATGGCCTTGCGCTCAAAAGAAGCCCTTTTCGGTCCCTCACACGCACGGACGCACCCAGACCAGCACGGACGCGCCATGTTCACTTACAGAACCCCTCGCACCGCCCGCCTGCGGCGTTCGTCACGAGGGGTTCTGCAAGAGCCTCAACAGGCAGCACCCTCTTGA
- a CDS encoding sulfatase-like hydrolase/transferase, whose amino-acid sequence MKLSSLSLVSLWFAAMAGEAKAALTETFDFGSGVSAREEILVGDPVDGVVADGASVRWQAVQGRPSFGGSPGSRGAWANMNLGRLGNVLRLPYSFDEETRVLSRWSWTPGSEGVRGIYMGLEAAVPDDRLLINQRSTDSLFIRVFPNGTIEVGGSVEGFHSEGRKRVSFSEGDKLELCLSLDAVNRKGTAEVGNTTEGTIASISFSWEDESPAWSHLAFNVTGQADVALLREARVEEPNSSVEKEQPNVLWLMMEDFSVQVGSYGDPDAITPNLDGLAADGIRFANAFSHAPVSAPARTTLITGMSPVTTGGHQMRSKVRIGDRVPVLPAILSGQGFFNLVNKRDFNLDTPYAWPRGWDAALNIPMSAAPQTFRDAAEVIRERAGGQPFFAMYSLGRTHQSQYGYPNDEEAYHQQRCTRLQPAQYQSRGQVRLPPFYPDVPATREYWAQYLEAGTEVDAQIGDVLEVLAENGWEEDTILFVFGDNGMGARGGKGLLYEEGLRVPFFVHVPEKWRPSGFPPDGSVLTQLVSFEDFAPTLLSLLDLPVPEAMQGQPFFGPEAEPRRYVFGIRDRIGTWFDPMRSVRDERFLYIRRLLPHLRGVEKAYSVLQAPALLTEFQRAIIENRLPEGRLRHHFLLRPPEELYDLQADPWQQENLADDPAFQADLERLRGALHTWMIESRDLGLLPELEMRRLAGNGPVLELGNDPQRFPLERLLGLADRVASAEPSDLEAFRSYLDSSDAAVRWWAVQGLTALGESARPALLDLQARLEEDEAPEVRLAAGEALCLLGRKDLAFPAMAEELRCRGDNQRIKVAQSYHQRLGGLAAEALPAFREIVRDRVGYVTGAAVFAETFGRALEYENPDAWWAERIIGMREFYLPAARDADEAMRRLSD is encoded by the coding sequence ATGAAGTTATCCAGCTTGTCTTTGGTCTCGCTCTGGTTCGCAGCCATGGCCGGCGAAGCGAAAGCCGCTTTGACGGAAACCTTCGATTTTGGTTCCGGTGTTTCCGCACGGGAGGAGATTTTGGTCGGCGACCCTGTCGACGGGGTTGTGGCGGATGGAGCGAGCGTGCGTTGGCAGGCTGTTCAAGGTCGTCCCTCCTTCGGAGGCTCGCCGGGTTCGCGTGGCGCTTGGGCAAATATGAACCTCGGCCGCCTCGGAAATGTGCTCCGCTTGCCGTATTCCTTCGACGAAGAGACGCGGGTTCTATCGCGCTGGTCTTGGACCCCCGGCTCCGAGGGAGTGCGCGGGATATACATGGGTTTGGAGGCGGCCGTTCCGGACGATCGCTTATTGATTAACCAGCGCTCCACGGACAGTTTGTTCATTCGCGTCTTTCCGAATGGCACCATAGAGGTCGGCGGGTCGGTCGAAGGATTCCACTCGGAAGGCAGGAAACGGGTGAGCTTTTCAGAGGGCGACAAGCTGGAGCTTTGTCTTTCGTTGGATGCGGTCAACCGAAAAGGAACAGCCGAGGTCGGGAATACCACCGAGGGCACGATTGCATCCATCTCTTTTTCTTGGGAAGACGAGTCCCCGGCATGGTCTCACCTCGCTTTCAACGTGACCGGGCAAGCGGATGTCGCCCTCCTGCGCGAAGCGCGGGTCGAGGAACCGAATTCGTCGGTAGAGAAAGAACAGCCGAACGTGCTTTGGCTCATGATGGAGGATTTTTCGGTTCAGGTGGGGTCCTATGGTGACCCGGACGCAATCACACCAAATTTGGACGGCTTGGCGGCCGACGGAATCCGTTTCGCAAACGCCTTCAGCCACGCCCCCGTTTCCGCACCTGCACGCACTACTTTGATCACGGGCATGTCCCCGGTAACGACCGGCGGTCATCAAATGCGGAGCAAAGTGCGGATCGGGGACCGGGTTCCGGTCCTCCCTGCGATCCTTTCCGGGCAGGGATTTTTTAATCTGGTCAACAAACGGGATTTCAATCTCGACACGCCCTATGCTTGGCCGAGGGGTTGGGATGCGGCCCTGAACATACCGATGTCAGCCGCTCCGCAAACTTTTCGCGACGCGGCTGAAGTCATTCGCGAACGGGCCGGCGGGCAACCATTCTTCGCGATGTACTCCCTCGGCAGAACCCATCAATCTCAGTATGGCTACCCGAATGACGAGGAGGCTTACCATCAGCAGCGTTGCACGCGCCTGCAGCCCGCGCAATACCAGTCGCGGGGGCAGGTTCGGTTGCCGCCCTTTTACCCGGACGTTCCGGCGACGCGGGAATACTGGGCCCAATACCTCGAGGCCGGCACCGAGGTCGACGCCCAAATAGGCGATGTCTTGGAGGTTCTTGCGGAAAACGGGTGGGAGGAGGACACCATCTTATTCGTCTTCGGTGACAACGGAATGGGCGCGCGCGGTGGCAAGGGCCTTCTTTACGAAGAAGGTCTAAGGGTTCCGTTTTTCGTCCACGTCCCCGAAAAATGGCGGCCCTCCGGTTTCCCCCCGGACGGCAGCGTCCTGACGCAGCTGGTGAGTTTCGAGGATTTTGCACCCACGCTCTTGTCGCTGCTCGATCTTCCCGTCCCGGAGGCGATGCAGGGGCAGCCATTTTTCGGCCCGGAAGCTGAGCCGCGCCGGTATGTCTTTGGCATCCGAGACCGGATTGGGACTTGGTTCGATCCGATGAGGTCCGTCCGCGACGAGCGTTTTCTCTACATCCGGCGGTTACTGCCGCACCTTCGTGGAGTCGAAAAGGCTTACTCCGTGCTCCAGGCTCCGGCTCTCCTTACGGAATTTCAACGGGCGATTATCGAGAATCGGCTGCCCGAAGGTCGCCTTCGCCATCACTTTTTGCTGCGGCCGCCCGAAGAGTTGTACGACCTCCAGGCCGATCCTTGGCAACAAGAGAACCTCGCGGATGACCCGGCATTCCAAGCGGATTTGGAGCGCCTGCGCGGTGCGCTGCATACCTGGATGATCGAGAGCCGCGATCTCGGTTTGTTGCCCGAACTCGAGATGCGCCGCCTCGCCGGGAACGGTCCTGTGTTGGAACTCGGAAACGACCCGCAACGCTTCCCGCTCGAAAGATTGCTCGGGTTGGCCGATCGGGTGGCTTCGGCCGAGCCCTCCGATCTCGAAGCATTTCGTTCGTACTTGGACTCGTCGGACGCTGCCGTCCGCTGGTGGGCGGTGCAGGGCTTAACGGCCTTGGGCGAATCGGCGAGGCCCGCCCTGCTGGACTTGCAAGCCCGTCTCGAAGAGGACGAAGCCCCCGAAGTTCGTTTGGCGGCCGGCGAAGCCCTTTGCCTTCTCGGGCGGAAGGATTTGGCCTTTCCGGCTATGGCGGAGGAGTTACGGTGTCGGGGCGACAACCAGCGGATCAAGGTGGCGCAGAGTTACCATCAACGCCTCGGGGGGCTGGCCGCGGAAGCGCTCCCGGCCTTCCGGGAAATCGTCCGGGATCGCGTCGGCTATGTGACTGGCGCTGCCGTTTTCGCGGAAACTTTCGGGCGAGCCCTCGAATACGAGAACCCTGATGCCTGGTGGGCGGAGCGAATCATCGGAATGCGTGAATTCTATCTTCCGGCCGCGAGGGACGCCGACGAAGCTATGCGCCGCCTCTCAGATTAA
- a CDS encoding TrmH family RNA methyltransferase, giving the protein MRNPGVKAAVRLRKPSERRRTGRTLVEGYRELLRAAESGWPVETLFVCSPLFLGDNEAGLIERCRSMGAELVECAEPVFRKMSYRDRPDGLLAVAPLVRRGLDDLALPPNPVLLVVEQIEKPGNLGTILRSADAAGVDAVIVCDGKTDLNNPNVIRASVGTLFYMPVAEAGLETTLAWLSAKDIRLISAVPGAQRNYFECDMTGSVALAVGAEQYGLTETIREASHELVSIPMCGRNDSLNVASAAVLMMYEALRQRSPVSSP; this is encoded by the coding sequence ATGCGAAATCCGGGAGTAAAGGCGGCGGTACGCCTGCGGAAGCCCTCGGAGCGGCGCAGGACGGGCCGGACGCTCGTCGAGGGATACCGCGAACTGCTTCGGGCGGCGGAAAGCGGATGGCCGGTCGAGACGCTGTTCGTCTGTTCTCCGCTTTTTCTGGGAGACAACGAAGCAGGACTCATCGAGCGTTGCCGGTCCATGGGGGCGGAGCTGGTGGAATGTGCCGAACCCGTGTTCCGGAAAATGTCCTACCGCGACCGCCCGGACGGACTGCTCGCCGTCGCCCCGCTCGTGCGGCGCGGCCTGGACGACCTCGCGCTGCCCCCGAATCCGGTGCTGCTCGTGGTCGAACAGATCGAGAAACCCGGCAACCTCGGCACGATTCTGCGCTCCGCCGATGCGGCCGGAGTCGATGCGGTGATCGTCTGCGACGGAAAAACCGATCTCAATAATCCCAACGTGATCCGGGCGAGCGTGGGAACCCTCTTTTACATGCCGGTCGCCGAAGCCGGGCTCGAAACCACCCTTGCCTGGCTGTCCGCGAAAGACATCCGTCTGATCTCCGCGGTTCCGGGTGCGCAACGGAATTATTTCGAATGCGATATGACCGGCTCCGTCGCCCTCGCGGTCGGTGCGGAACAGTACGGTCTGACGGAAACGATCCGGGAGGCCTCGCACGAGCTCGTCTCAATCCCGATGTGCGGCCGGAACGACTCGCTCAACGTGGCCTCCGCGGCCGTGCTGATGATGTACGAGGCCCTGCGCCAGCGATCTCCCGTCTCGTCCCCGTGA
- a CDS encoding substrate-binding domain-containing protein gives MSHLSCTQNIAVVINPEQPVVVRLFEGFFNYIQNTRKDWRLIPCNSRHHSAPKDLGNTFDGAIALPPYTCFLERQQFPTVLIRDQTCNITSEVSCVEINQSKVISIGVEHLSHLGLKRIHFLSDIYVDGMEWLLLREKMFGTACKSIGAEYSIFRAKSGQTNSVDRLIGWLKTLAYPCGVLAANDSKAMDILEAASILGISIPDKMAVVGIDNHPIIARYSTPTLTSISLNYARIGYVAAELLDGLITSRDTTPHTLRFSDMHLYERESSNAILIQDPLLQRAVDYISQHFNKPDCLEGMYKTLGASSVTINRRFKQELSCTAVKHLALVRIRKSAYMLKNSTNTIKEIAFATGFNTQQYFTHVFRRYTGKSPKEWRYDNNGISM, from the coding sequence ATGTCACACCTTAGCTGCACTCAAAATATTGCCGTTGTGATTAATCCAGAGCAACCTGTTGTCGTGCGACTATTTGAGGGCTTTTTTAACTATATTCAAAACACTCGAAAAGATTGGCGTTTGATTCCTTGCAACTCGCGCCACCACTCCGCCCCCAAAGATTTGGGCAACACCTTTGATGGCGCGATTGCCCTGCCACCTTACACCTGCTTCCTTGAGCGACAGCAATTTCCAACAGTTCTTATTCGAGATCAGACCTGCAACATTACCAGCGAAGTTAGCTGTGTTGAAATTAACCAGTCAAAGGTCATCAGCATCGGCGTTGAGCATTTATCTCATCTGGGACTGAAACGCATACACTTCTTAAGCGACATCTACGTCGATGGAATGGAGTGGCTTTTGCTAAGGGAGAAAATGTTCGGCACTGCCTGTAAAAGCATAGGCGCAGAATACTCCATATTTCGAGCAAAGAGTGGTCAGACAAACTCGGTTGATCGATTAATCGGCTGGTTAAAAACATTGGCCTATCCCTGCGGAGTTCTTGCAGCAAACGATTCCAAAGCAATGGATATTCTTGAAGCTGCCAGTATTCTGGGAATTTCAATTCCAGATAAAATGGCGGTCGTCGGCATTGACAACCACCCCATTATCGCACGGTATTCCACGCCGACGCTGACCAGTATTTCACTAAACTATGCCCGGATAGGATATGTTGCCGCCGAACTGCTGGATGGGCTGATAACATCCCGTGATACAACACCGCACACTCTCCGGTTTTCGGATATGCACCTGTATGAGCGAGAATCCTCCAACGCTATATTAATTCAGGATCCATTGCTTCAACGGGCCGTCGATTATATTTCCCAACACTTTAATAAGCCCGACTGCCTGGAAGGTATGTATAAAACCCTAGGAGCCAGCTCCGTGACCATAAATCGCCGTTTTAAACAGGAGCTGTCGTGCACGGCCGTGAAACACTTGGCACTTGTACGTATTCGTAAATCAGCTTATATGCTGAAAAACAGTACTAATACTATAAAAGAGATAGCATTCGCTACAGGCTTTAATACTCAACAATACTTTACACATGTATTTCGCCGTTATACAGGAAAATCACCTAAAGAATGGCGATATGATAACAACGGTATTAGCATGTAG